In the genome of Myxococcus stipitatus, one region contains:
- a CDS encoding GNAT family N-acetyltransferase, with amino-acid sequence MSTPLPTTLRILPSIHEVPAPLWDALVDDTAVPFLEWAFLAALEDSGSAVPERGWHPRHLTLWRGSRLVAAAPAYLKDDSQGEFVFDAPWATASERAGLRYYPKLVLTVPFTPATGRRVLVAPGEERAAREAELYAGALEFARAEQLSGIHVLFPTEEELPTLEAQGFAMRLGVQYQWRNDGYHTLEDFLARFHSKRRNQLRRELRAPGEQGILLRTLRGDALGDVDADTLYRIYTSTVDKYPWGTRLLTRDFFARMLATFRHRCELVEARRGGELVAGALNFRGNQVLYGRYWGCFEEHPFLHFNVCLYHPVEEGIAQGLTRFEPGAGGEHKLTRGFEPRLTYSAHLLLHPGLERAVRGFLEHERAAVRGGLPQWRAETGFKGVA; translated from the coding sequence ATGTCGACACCGCTGCCCACCACCCTGCGCATCCTGCCCTCCATCCACGAGGTCCCCGCTCCCCTCTGGGATGCGCTCGTGGACGACACGGCCGTGCCCTTCCTGGAGTGGGCCTTCCTGGCGGCGCTCGAGGACAGCGGCAGCGCGGTGCCCGAGCGCGGCTGGCATCCCCGCCACCTGACACTCTGGCGAGGCTCCCGGCTGGTGGCCGCCGCCCCCGCCTATCTCAAGGACGACAGCCAGGGCGAGTTCGTCTTCGACGCCCCCTGGGCCACCGCCTCGGAGCGCGCCGGCCTGCGCTACTACCCCAAGCTGGTCCTCACCGTGCCCTTCACCCCCGCGACGGGGCGGCGCGTGCTGGTGGCCCCGGGCGAGGAGCGCGCGGCCCGCGAGGCGGAGCTGTACGCGGGCGCGCTGGAGTTCGCCCGCGCCGAGCAGCTCTCCGGCATCCACGTCCTCTTTCCCACCGAGGAGGAGCTGCCCACGCTCGAGGCCCAGGGCTTCGCCATGCGCCTAGGCGTCCAGTACCAGTGGCGCAATGACGGCTACCACACGCTGGAGGACTTCCTCGCCCGCTTCCACTCCAAGCGGCGCAACCAGCTGCGGCGCGAGCTGCGTGCCCCCGGGGAGCAGGGCATCCTCCTGCGCACGCTGCGCGGCGACGCGCTGGGCGATGTCGACGCGGACACGCTCTACCGCATCTACACCTCCACGGTGGACAAGTACCCATGGGGCACGCGGCTGCTCACCCGGGACTTCTTCGCGCGGATGCTCGCCACGTTCCGCCACCGCTGCGAGCTCGTGGAAGCCCGGCGGGGAGGCGAGCTGGTGGCCGGCGCGCTCAACTTCCGGGGCAATCAGGTGCTCTACGGCCGCTACTGGGGATGCTTCGAGGAGCATCCCTTCCTCCACTTCAACGTCTGCCTGTATCACCCGGTGGAGGAAGGCATCGCCCAGGGGCTGACGCGTTTTGAACCGGGTGCGGGCGGGGAGCACAAGCTCACCCGGGGCTTCGAGCCTCGCCTCACGTACAGTGCCCACCTGCTCCTCCACCCGGGGCTGGAGCGCGCGGTGCGAGGCTTCCTGGAGCACGAGCGGGCGGCCGTCCGGGGTGGACTGCCGCAGTGGCGGGCGGAGACAGGTTTCAAGGGAGTGGCCTGA
- a CDS encoding DUF2378 family protein, giving the protein MTPSPLRRPLEHSQPPLPRIPGSVFEGLFVRGLKVSGRLVQELEALGYDIKKPEVDYPIQLWQRAVALVRQEVFGELTDEEAHRQVGRTLVDGFAETLLGRVAAVALPMIGPARAAERIPRYLAMMGRPDLEVTMTHVGERGRRLVIPDRFNRPELFAGGFERMLEMANAQPRITVEERFSDSYRLLIRW; this is encoded by the coding sequence ATGACACCCAGCCCCTTGCGCCGCCCGCTCGAGCATTCCCAGCCCCCGCTCCCGCGCATCCCGGGGAGCGTGTTCGAGGGGCTGTTCGTGCGGGGCCTGAAGGTCTCCGGCCGGCTGGTGCAGGAGCTGGAGGCGCTGGGCTACGACATCAAGAAGCCGGAGGTCGACTACCCCATCCAGCTCTGGCAGCGCGCCGTCGCGCTCGTCCGGCAGGAGGTCTTCGGAGAGCTGACGGATGAGGAGGCCCACCGGCAGGTCGGCCGCACCCTCGTCGATGGCTTCGCCGAGACGCTGCTGGGCCGGGTCGCCGCGGTGGCGCTGCCGATGATCGGCCCCGCGCGCGCCGCCGAGCGCATCCCCCGCTACCTGGCGATGATGGGGCGGCCGGACCTGGAGGTCACCATGACGCATGTGGGGGAGCGAGGCCGGCGCCTCGTCATCCCGGACCGCTTCAACCGCCCGGAGCTCTTCGCCGGCGGCTTCGAGCGCATGCTGGAGATGGCCAACGCCCAGCCTCGAATCACGGTGGAGGAGCGCTTCAGCGACAGCTACCGTCTGCTCATCCGCTGGTAG
- the clpA gene encoding ATP-dependent Clp protease ATP-binding subunit ClpA: protein MAGPLIAKELQASFRTALDEARKMRHEYLTLEHLLLALTKEARTREVLKACRVNVKRLQERLTHFLEETVERLPEDVEAEPQQTIGVERVIHRAAMHALSAEQKLVDGGDVLVALFREDESHALYVLQQEGLTRLDVLNYISHGISKDGEGEDGEAEGPAGGAVPAGDDDDEEAPRKSPLELYTIQLNIEAKEGRIDPLIGRDKELERTIQVLSRRRKNNPLYVGEAGVGKTAIAEGLALHIHEGRVPEPLKNAVVYSLDMGSLLAGTKFRGQFEERLKGVLKALQEQKDAILFIDEIHTIVGAGATSGGSMDASNLLKPALASGRLRCIGSTTYQEYKSAFEKDRALSRRFQKIEVAEPSVEDTILILEGLKSRYEEHHGVKYTPEAIRASAELSAKHINDRFLPDKAIDVIDETGAAEKLKPEGVRTNTVTGSDVELVVAKMAKIPAKSVSASEGVQLQNLEKELQGVIFGQDAAIKDLVSAIKLARSGLRAPEKPIGSFLFSGPTGVGKTELAKQLAQSLGVEFLRYDMSEYSEKHTVSRLIGAPPGYVGFDQGGLLTDAVRKHPYAVVVLDEIEKAHPDLFNILLQVMDHATLTDNNGRKADFRNIVLILTTNAGAQEMSTKSIGFGDLAKPADATRAKKAIERTFTPEFRNRLDGWILFSGLPPEIILKVVDKEVRLLQKMLDERKVKLELTPAARAWLAERGYDPAFGARPMARLVDNSLKKPLAESLLFGDLKHGGTARYDVDAGGDSLALKTTPAAEPAVA, encoded by the coding sequence GTGGCAGGACCGCTGATTGCCAAAGAGTTGCAGGCCAGCTTCCGCACCGCCCTGGATGAGGCGCGGAAGATGCGCCACGAGTACCTGACGCTGGAGCACCTGCTCCTGGCGCTGACGAAGGAGGCACGCACGCGCGAGGTCCTCAAGGCGTGCCGAGTGAACGTGAAGCGCCTCCAGGAGCGGCTCACCCACTTCCTGGAAGAGACGGTTGAACGCCTGCCCGAGGACGTGGAGGCCGAGCCGCAGCAGACCATCGGCGTGGAGCGGGTGATTCACCGCGCCGCGATGCATGCCCTGTCCGCCGAGCAGAAGCTCGTCGACGGGGGGGATGTGCTGGTGGCCCTGTTCCGCGAGGACGAGAGCCACGCGCTCTACGTGCTCCAGCAGGAGGGCCTCACCCGCCTGGACGTGCTCAACTACATCTCCCACGGCATCTCCAAGGACGGCGAGGGAGAGGACGGAGAGGCGGAGGGCCCCGCGGGCGGCGCCGTCCCCGCGGGCGACGACGACGACGAGGAGGCCCCGCGCAAGAGCCCGCTGGAGCTGTACACCATCCAGCTCAACATCGAGGCGAAGGAAGGTCGCATCGACCCGCTCATCGGCCGGGACAAGGAGCTGGAGCGCACCATCCAGGTGCTCAGCCGCCGCCGGAAGAACAACCCGCTCTACGTGGGCGAGGCGGGCGTGGGCAAGACGGCCATCGCCGAGGGCCTGGCGCTGCACATCCACGAAGGCCGGGTGCCGGAGCCGCTGAAGAACGCGGTGGTGTACTCGCTGGACATGGGCTCGCTGCTCGCGGGCACCAAGTTCCGGGGCCAGTTCGAGGAGCGGCTCAAGGGCGTGCTCAAGGCGCTGCAGGAGCAGAAGGACGCCATCCTCTTCATCGACGAAATCCACACCATCGTCGGCGCGGGAGCGACGAGCGGTGGCTCCATGGATGCGTCCAACCTGCTCAAGCCCGCGCTGGCGAGCGGCAGGCTGCGGTGCATCGGCTCCACGACGTATCAGGAGTACAAGTCCGCCTTCGAGAAGGACCGCGCGCTGTCGCGGCGCTTCCAGAAGATTGAGGTCGCCGAGCCCTCCGTCGAGGACACCATCCTCATCCTGGAGGGGCTCAAGAGCCGCTACGAGGAGCACCACGGCGTGAAGTACACGCCCGAGGCGATTCGTGCGTCCGCGGAGCTGTCCGCCAAGCACATCAACGACCGGTTCCTGCCGGACAAGGCCATCGACGTCATCGACGAGACGGGCGCCGCGGAGAAGCTCAAGCCGGAGGGCGTGCGCACCAACACCGTCACCGGCTCGGACGTGGAGCTCGTGGTCGCGAAGATGGCGAAGATTCCCGCCAAGAGCGTGTCCGCCAGCGAGGGCGTGCAGCTCCAGAATCTGGAGAAGGAGCTCCAGGGGGTCATCTTCGGACAGGACGCCGCCATCAAGGACCTGGTCAGCGCCATCAAGCTGGCGCGCTCCGGCCTGCGTGCGCCGGAGAAGCCCATCGGCTCGTTCCTCTTCTCGGGCCCCACGGGCGTGGGCAAGACGGAGCTGGCCAAGCAGCTGGCCCAGTCGCTGGGCGTGGAGTTCCTGCGCTACGACATGAGCGAGTACTCGGAGAAGCACACGGTGAGCCGGCTCATCGGCGCGCCTCCGGGCTACGTCGGCTTCGACCAGGGCGGCCTGCTCACGGACGCGGTGCGCAAGCACCCCTACGCCGTGGTGGTGCTGGATGAAATCGAGAAGGCCCACCCGGACCTCTTCAACATCCTGCTCCAGGTGATGGACCACGCGACGCTGACGGACAACAACGGCCGCAAGGCGGACTTCCGCAACATCGTCCTCATCCTCACCACCAACGCGGGCGCTCAGGAGATGAGCACCAAGTCCATCGGCTTCGGAGATCTGGCCAAGCCCGCGGACGCCACCCGCGCGAAGAAGGCCATCGAGCGCACCTTCACGCCGGAGTTCCGCAACCGGCTGGACGGGTGGATTCTCTTCTCCGGCCTGCCGCCTGAAATCATCCTCAAGGTGGTCGACAAGGAGGTCCGCCTCCTCCAGAAGATGCTCGATGAGCGCAAGGTGAAGCTGGAGCTGACGCCCGCCGCGCGCGCATGGCTGGCGGAGCGAGGGTATGACCCGGCCTTCGGTGCCCGGCCCATGGCCCGCCTCGTGGACAACTCGCTGAAGAAGCCGCTCGCGGAGTCGCTCCTCTTCGGAGACCTGAAGCACGGCGGCACCGCCCGCTATGACGTGGACGCGGGCGGCGACAGCCTCGCGCTGAAGACCACGCCCGCCGCCGAGCCCGCGGTGGCGTAA
- a CDS encoding class I SAM-dependent methyltransferase: MPVVDGDVEDGHRGAPAGDHPRGRRGGVRLRRNVKASQVRRELLPDQSQALLRELHLLTREGNLNADALRKLKQVNHLMGLLRPAVEDVKARHPEPVMVDAGSGNAYLGFVLYELYLKDAAAGSLVSVEGRPELTERAKGRAERLGFSRMRFQTAHIDQAEYPERIHLLMALHACDTATDDALIAAVRHGADHVAVVPCCQAEVAAQLKENRKAAHGSMGLLFAHPWHRREFGSHLTNVIRALTLESFGYQVTVTELTGWEHSLKNELILGRRVHRDNRRARVQLERLLAETGVNPKLTRELGVKPAASVGVLPPVEAEEAEASPDVTPSAES, encoded by the coding sequence CTGCCCGTCGTCGACGGCGACGTTGAAGATGGGCATCGAGGGGCGCCTGCGGGAGATCATCCCCGAGGTCGTCGAGGTGGTGTCCGTCTGAGGCGCAACGTCAAGGCATCGCAGGTCCGGCGGGAGCTCCTGCCGGACCAGTCGCAGGCGCTGTTGCGTGAGCTGCATCTGTTGACGCGAGAGGGAAACCTCAACGCGGATGCGCTGCGCAAGCTCAAGCAGGTGAACCACCTGATGGGGCTGCTGCGTCCGGCGGTGGAGGACGTGAAGGCGCGTCACCCCGAGCCGGTGATGGTGGATGCGGGCAGCGGCAACGCGTACCTGGGGTTCGTGCTCTACGAGCTGTACTTGAAGGACGCGGCCGCGGGTTCGCTGGTGTCGGTGGAGGGGAGGCCGGAGCTGACGGAGCGCGCGAAGGGGCGCGCGGAGCGGCTGGGCTTCTCGCGGATGCGCTTCCAGACGGCGCACATCGACCAGGCGGAGTATCCCGAGCGCATCCACCTGCTGATGGCGCTGCACGCGTGTGACACGGCCACGGACGACGCGCTCATCGCGGCGGTCCGTCATGGCGCGGACCACGTGGCGGTGGTGCCGTGCTGTCAGGCGGAGGTGGCCGCGCAGCTGAAGGAGAACCGCAAGGCGGCGCACGGGAGCATGGGGTTGCTGTTCGCGCACCCGTGGCACCGGCGCGAGTTCGGCTCGCATCTGACGAACGTCATCCGCGCGCTGACGCTGGAGTCCTTCGGCTACCAGGTGACGGTGACGGAGCTGACGGGGTGGGAGCACTCGCTGAAGAACGAGCTCATCCTGGGGCGGCGGGTGCACCGGGACAACCGCCGCGCGCGAGTGCAGCTGGAGCGGCTCCTGGCGGAGACGGGGGTGAATCCGAAGCTGACGCGAGAGCTGGGCGTGAAGCCCGCGGCGTCGGTGGGGGTGTTGCCGCCGGTCGAAGCGGAAGAGGCCGAGGCCTCTCCGGACGTGACGCCTTCCGCGGAGTCGTAG
- a CDS encoding imm11 family protein: MQKHARYFRLKPDMLNGRWSLGEPLDSQGREPEDFREFTSGRPAQPFGRLTLPIDEPGRRMDYSTAGAALTPVVHVRVATLFVELAPNDVQLLPVDIKGCPDEYLLLVATRLVRCIDDTASEEVLRWKPEDERPDLEGQYRSVYGLRIDRTKVGDAKVFRPWGWTVALIVSEDIKTAMERAKVSGAKFEEV, from the coding sequence ATGCAGAAGCACGCGCGCTACTTCAGGCTCAAGCCGGACATGTTGAATGGAAGGTGGTCTCTGGGGGAGCCGTTGGACAGCCAGGGCCGCGAGCCAGAGGACTTCAGGGAGTTCACATCGGGGCGTCCTGCTCAACCCTTCGGGCGGCTGACGCTTCCCATCGATGAGCCAGGACGGCGGATGGATTACAGCACGGCGGGTGCCGCGCTGACGCCTGTCGTCCACGTCCGTGTCGCCACCCTCTTCGTAGAGCTCGCACCCAACGACGTGCAGCTGCTCCCCGTGGACATCAAGGGGTGCCCCGATGAGTACCTGCTTCTCGTGGCGACCCGGCTCGTCCGCTGCATCGACGACACAGCCTCGGAAGAAGTCCTGCGCTGGAAGCCAGAGGACGAACGGCCCGACCTGGAGGGGCAATACCGCAGCGTGTACGGCCTTCGGATTGACCGCACGAAGGTGGGCGATGCGAAGGTATTCCGCCCGTGGGGATGGACCGTCGCGCTCATCGTCTCGGAGGACATCAAGACGGCCATGGAGCGCGCGAAGGTCTCGGGCGCGAAGTTCGAGGAGGTCTGA
- a CDS encoding AHH domain-containing protein: protein MTIRWAVPLLLWSVCIGCTTGRVVRLETGFDAIEVRPREEPGAEVEEAELDDDEFEDALEELGRDVRPFRNPMRQAREVFGVPSRSGMYRYESRSPHLIPERGGSVDGPVLLELYADEELTREYGRWCADRDQPGDCLRLLDEGPLLGSDGKYTLALAIAMDSVWEETSEAFEDMANPQALTASVTAAAAMYLMLWALPEPVSKGVAASLTAFAIAYLGVDTVWRLLDGWLTLVREVGRATSIAQLHAAGEVYGEVLGENAARVFVMLATAAIGSTAGLIGKSGGLPGSAQAALAVESQAGFRFAGVAGVRSVAMTPEGFTLALAPNALAMANQGVGRGEKHHLATNKNDVSAKRGGPWTPAFRRLFRRAGMELKDPENIVRVSGHKGPHPQEYHEHVHDRILVALGSCRKVVDCRKALTAELRRLASEVQTPGTRLHRLVTQGP, encoded by the coding sequence ATGACGATTCGCTGGGCAGTGCCGCTGCTCTTGTGGAGTGTGTGTATCGGCTGCACGACCGGGCGGGTCGTGCGTCTGGAGACGGGCTTCGACGCCATCGAGGTGCGGCCTCGCGAGGAGCCGGGCGCGGAGGTGGAGGAGGCCGAGCTCGACGATGACGAGTTCGAGGACGCGTTGGAGGAACTGGGGCGCGACGTGCGCCCGTTCCGCAATCCCATGCGGCAGGCGCGAGAGGTCTTCGGGGTCCCCTCTCGCAGTGGGATGTACCGCTATGAGAGCCGCTCTCCCCACCTCATTCCTGAGCGCGGCGGGAGCGTCGACGGCCCCGTGCTGCTGGAGCTCTACGCGGATGAGGAGCTGACGCGCGAGTATGGCCGGTGGTGCGCGGACCGGGACCAGCCAGGGGACTGTCTGCGCCTGCTGGACGAGGGCCCGCTGTTGGGCAGCGATGGCAAGTACACGCTGGCGCTGGCCATCGCGATGGACTCGGTCTGGGAGGAGACGTCGGAGGCCTTCGAGGACATGGCGAATCCCCAGGCACTCACGGCGAGCGTCACCGCCGCCGCGGCGATGTACCTCATGCTCTGGGCCTTGCCGGAGCCCGTCTCCAAGGGCGTCGCGGCGAGCCTGACCGCCTTCGCCATCGCGTACCTGGGCGTGGACACCGTGTGGCGCTTGTTGGACGGGTGGCTGACGCTGGTGCGAGAGGTTGGCCGGGCCACGTCCATTGCCCAGCTCCACGCGGCGGGAGAGGTCTATGGCGAGGTGCTGGGGGAGAACGCCGCACGTGTTTTCGTGATGCTGGCGACGGCGGCCATTGGCAGTACGGCGGGGCTCATCGGGAAATCAGGAGGGCTTCCTGGCTCCGCCCAGGCCGCGCTCGCGGTGGAGTCACAGGCGGGCTTCCGGTTCGCGGGCGTGGCAGGTGTGCGGTCTGTCGCGATGACCCCGGAGGGGTTCACTTTGGCGCTCGCGCCGAATGCCCTGGCGATGGCGAACCAGGGGGTGGGGCGGGGCGAGAAGCACCACCTCGCGACGAACAAGAACGATGTCTCGGCCAAACGCGGAGGACCGTGGACCCCCGCGTTCCGGAGGCTCTTCCGACGAGCGGGGATGGAGCTGAAGGACCCCGAGAACATCGTCCGAGTGTCGGGCCACAAGGGACCGCATCCGCAGGAGTACCATGAGCACGTTCATGACCGGATCCTGGTCGCACTGGGGAGTTGTCGGAAGGTGGTCGATTGCCGGAAGGCCCTCACGGCGGAGCTGCGTCGACTCGCTAGCGAAGTCCAGACTCCGGGGACCAGGCTTCACCGGCTTGTGACCCAGGGGCCATGA
- a CDS encoding NifU family protein, whose amino-acid sequence MSVNIQLEWTPNPSTLKYVVDRRLLAGGAVSITNQEDAQAKSPLARKLMDVRGVTAVMIGTNFVTVTKGDEGEWDELNDQVMETLDTHLTADLPVVDEAAVAAARQAASAEGGGSVEARIREVLDAEIRPAVAMDGGDITLDRFEDGIVYLHMKGSCAGCPSSTATLKMGIEGRLREIIPEVVEVVSV is encoded by the coding sequence ATGTCGGTGAACATCCAGCTGGAGTGGACCCCCAACCCGAGCACGCTGAAGTACGTCGTGGACCGACGGCTGCTGGCGGGCGGCGCGGTGAGTATCACGAATCAGGAAGATGCCCAGGCGAAGTCGCCCCTGGCGCGCAAGCTGATGGACGTGCGCGGCGTGACGGCGGTGATGATTGGGACCAACTTCGTGACGGTGACGAAGGGGGACGAGGGCGAGTGGGATGAGCTGAATGACCAGGTGATGGAGACCCTGGACACGCACCTGACGGCGGACCTGCCGGTGGTGGACGAGGCGGCGGTGGCCGCGGCGCGTCAAGCGGCGTCGGCGGAGGGGGGCGGCTCGGTGGAGGCGCGCATCCGGGAGGTGCTGGACGCGGAGATCCGCCCGGCGGTCGCCATGGATGGCGGCGACATCACGCTGGACCGCTTCGAGGACGGGATTGTGTACCTGCACATGAAGGGCTCGTGTGCGGGCTGCCCGTCGTCGACGGCGACGTTGAAGATGGGCATCGAGGGGCGCCTGCGGGAGATCATCCCCGAGGTCGTCGAGGTGGTGTCCGTCTGA
- a CDS encoding ATP-dependent Clp protease adaptor ClpS yields the protein MAQKDEHDGSVATETVPKQKLKRPTLYKVLLHNDNYTTREFVVAVLREVFHKSESDAVQIMLHVHYNGVGVAGVYTFEIAETKLKTVEAAARDNGFPLRLSMEPEEG from the coding sequence ATGGCGCAGAAGGACGAGCACGACGGCTCCGTCGCGACAGAGACCGTCCCCAAGCAGAAGCTCAAGAGGCCCACCCTCTACAAGGTGCTGCTGCACAACGACAATTACACGACGCGCGAGTTCGTGGTGGCCGTCCTCCGGGAGGTCTTCCACAAGTCGGAGTCGGATGCCGTGCAGATCATGCTGCACGTTCATTACAACGGAGTCGGAGTGGCCGGCGTCTATACGTTCGAGATTGCCGAGACGAAGCTCAAGACGGTGGAGGCCGCGGCTCGGGACAATGGGTTCCCCCTGCGACTCTCCATGGAACCCGAGGAAGGTTGA
- a CDS encoding pseudouridine synthase — protein sequence MDARVTRFEPRMSPPDEGGDFPSPFDELGPSELARQAAEVLQRELRDGLIAPGLPTSLLEDTEGGKMFGVLVVRSGDGSLGFLRAFSGMLAGQWDVAGFVPPVFDREARARLEPEGEGMVKALHARAMAMRSAPELLSLRAEQVAQSERHAAELALMREQHEARRKARHVRRSELTRPATEANSAALHALDQESRGDKAERRKLEALQEEERQRIEPLLARIERRLRAMDRLRQMGSRALMRRIHDTYVITSARGEQRLLRHLFEKGQPPAGAGDCAAPKLFAYARAHGLRPLALAEFWWGAPPPAGGRVSGAYYASCREKCAPLLPFMLEGLSVAPPRTFSPPVAASASSELSILFEDAWLVVINKPEGLLSVPGREASLSDSVLTRLRARYPLATGPLLMHRLDLDTSGLLVAALDARTHSALQHQFVHREVRKHYVAWVEGLVQGDEGRIDFPMRVDLHDRPRQIHDPVHGKPAVTEWRVLERREGRTRVAFFPLTGRTHQLRVHASHPLGLGAPIVGDRLYGREGERLMLHAESLTLQHPGTGGTVTFQCPAPF from the coding sequence GTGGACGCGCGAGTCACCCGCTTCGAGCCTCGGATGAGTCCCCCCGACGAGGGAGGGGACTTCCCGAGCCCCTTCGATGAGCTGGGCCCGTCGGAGCTGGCGCGACAGGCCGCCGAGGTGCTGCAGCGCGAGCTGCGCGACGGGCTCATCGCGCCAGGGCTGCCCACGTCCCTGCTGGAGGACACCGAAGGCGGGAAGATGTTCGGCGTGCTCGTGGTGCGCTCGGGCGATGGGAGCCTGGGGTTCCTGCGGGCCTTCTCGGGGATGCTCGCGGGACAGTGGGACGTCGCGGGCTTCGTTCCTCCGGTGTTCGACCGCGAGGCGCGGGCCCGGCTCGAGCCGGAGGGCGAAGGCATGGTGAAGGCCCTGCATGCACGCGCGATGGCGATGCGGAGTGCGCCCGAGCTGCTCTCGTTGCGCGCCGAGCAGGTGGCACAGTCGGAGCGACATGCGGCGGAGCTCGCCCTGATGCGCGAGCAGCATGAGGCTCGGCGCAAGGCGCGCCATGTGCGGAGGAGCGAGCTCACCCGCCCCGCGACGGAGGCGAACAGCGCGGCGCTCCACGCCCTGGACCAGGAGAGCCGTGGCGACAAGGCCGAGCGTCGCAAGCTGGAGGCGCTCCAGGAAGAGGAACGACAGCGAATCGAGCCGCTCCTCGCCCGCATCGAGCGGCGGTTGCGCGCCATGGACCGGCTGCGCCAGATGGGCAGCCGAGCGCTCATGCGGCGCATCCACGACACCTACGTCATCACGAGTGCGCGAGGGGAGCAGCGACTGCTGCGCCACCTCTTCGAGAAGGGACAGCCGCCCGCGGGTGCTGGCGACTGCGCCGCACCCAAGCTCTTCGCGTATGCACGGGCGCACGGGCTGCGCCCGCTCGCGCTCGCGGAGTTCTGGTGGGGGGCGCCTCCTCCGGCGGGTGGGCGCGTCAGCGGGGCGTACTACGCCTCATGCCGCGAGAAGTGCGCGCCCCTGCTCCCGTTCATGCTGGAGGGATTGTCGGTCGCGCCGCCTCGGACGTTCTCTCCTCCGGTCGCGGCCTCGGCCTCGAGCGAGCTGTCCATCCTGTTCGAGGATGCGTGGCTCGTCGTCATCAACAAGCCCGAGGGACTGCTGTCCGTGCCGGGGCGTGAAGCCTCCCTGAGCGACTCGGTGCTCACGCGGCTGCGGGCACGGTATCCCCTGGCCACGGGTCCGCTCCTCATGCATCGCCTGGACCTGGATACGTCGGGCTTGTTGGTGGCGGCGCTCGACGCGCGGACGCACTCGGCGCTGCAACACCAGTTCGTCCACCGCGAGGTGCGCAAGCACTACGTCGCGTGGGTGGAGGGACTCGTGCAGGGGGACGAGGGCCGCATCGACTTCCCGATGCGCGTCGACCTCCATGACCGGCCTCGGCAGATTCACGACCCCGTTCACGGCAAGCCCGCCGTGACAGAGTGGCGTGTCCTCGAACGTCGTGAGGGACGGACTCGCGTGGCCTTCTTCCCGCTCACGGGAAGGACCCACCAACTCCGCGTCCATGCCTCCCATCCCCTGGGACTCGGAGCCCCCATCGTCGGAGACAGACTCTACGGACGAGAGGGAGAGCGACTCATGCTCCACGCGGAGTCACTCACCCTCCAGCATCCAGGGACAGGCGGCACCGTCACATTCCAGTGCCCCGCCCCCTTCTGA